In Drosophila pseudoobscura strain MV-25-SWS-2005 chromosome 4, UCI_Dpse_MV25, whole genome shotgun sequence, the following proteins share a genomic window:
- the dbr gene encoding uncharacterized protein dbr: MDAQFEHLCRICAANTKSKNNSVVESVFIFKTQGLKDKISRHLYLNVAEEDPLPKVLCKSCYRQVEATSSLSNIAKHTQLVFRDFLLSTVPKNDREATAARLDMPMEQTVRKNVEKHSVPDEFRPIFLTRGPETTITVSMPQAGTQEEDDIVGDRVKEIHHETRREHALPVASSSYSNSMAGISTGTSNNIPRRRSSVFVDTRYGSAPMSIAQRSMQCPPSLAPLHSDVRALKTSKSIPEKKHSPAGVINFIQTHGRVTGNAPTFSSSSTKKDSGQNSNGTDTRNPQASVQASPSPSSVGIPNLPNSVLQQKRRNLKNALNNIKAIHSGQVSLLKSAQSRQPVANLRPLVTTTVVPHRSLYGCEPCVEEALPEHIIIAAPKKKKDDVHHMVQKGPSKLKKIVSSPTKSAPVTLDLTLAPTGPQSSGPSPSMSNVNSLTDAISLGSVIRDPDLLRLILKALKWPVSDGNCEEQMTRLKSSKFAGIMSDNNLLQDTDLTQLLGPYLAPMLAVVQNHENQSSTSLFASNSLTSPAVNEVINIADLSSSIPYKLPPETSVQLVPSSPTDQEPPQLRLIKTVPSVKRPQRKMRAREFVSGKPHTDTAAATSNAERVTNELLNINSMLMSQFRSNPADALNEALISMLKEQQESKDQYKSHRRRSASSSNLNLEDIVLVEPQPALEGVQTVSDISEVDDLSPQPQEPLITRPIVKRRKTVTPLSELPEIIVPNEEEPLTLIKGNETSAATGPTISKNTEEDTNKDGKSPSPQEPLELSQAPTSTVPEAKNNDDITPNAQEQPEATTDAAAGIFNDIEGVGKTGIRKSDVKSALGQKLLEAIGLPQNSDLPPESSRDTVRSALKRSLKKAQEQQQQLKRVKQEEPVKQLADSTTKPSASESAEEHKKAIAERELALLKRRSKVSEERKPSLKDEKSERTDVSSSSSRNRRNRKSKTDVLVEDSADEEKKPERWDEDDDLPLKTEGEKALERSGSSSSSRPARTSKTMSKYYKGPSGDKTLSSLKSQHSMGTRSTRQR, translated from the exons ATGGATGCACAGTTTGAGCACTTGTGTCGTATTTGTGCGGCCAACACTAAGAGCAAAAACAACTCTGTGGTCGAAAGTGTTTTCATATTCAAGACCCAAGGTTTAAAGGATAAAATATCGCGTCATCTATACCTAAAC GTAGCTGAGGAGGATCCACTGCCCAAGGTACTCTGCAAATCCTGCTATCGGCAGGTGGAGGCAACATCGTCACTCTCGAATATAGCAAAGCACACACAACTTGTGTTTCGGGACTTTTTACTAAGCACAGTG CCAAAAAATGATCGCGAAGCAACGGCAGCACGGCTTGACATGCCAATGGAGCAGACAGTTAGAAAAAACGTGGAAAAGCATTCGGTGCCTGATGAATTCCGTCCGATTTTTCTGACTCGTGGACCAGAAACCACCATCACTGTATCAATGCCCCAGGCGGGCACTCAAGAAGAGGATGACATCGTGGGCGATAGAGTGAAGGAGATCCACCACGAGACGCGAAGGGAGCATGCCCTACCAGTGGCATCTTCCAGCTATAGTAATAGCATGGCTGGCATAAGTACAGGGACAAGCAATAATATACCAAGGCGGCGCAGCAGCGTTTTTGTTGATACGCGTTACGGTTCGGCACCGATGTCGATAGCACAGCGGTCGATGCAGTGTCCTCCATCCTTAGCTCCCCTTCATTCCGATGTGAGGGCTTTGAAAACATCGAAAAGCATCCCGGAAAAGAAACATTCGCCGGCAGGCGTGATTAACTTTATTCAGACGCATGGACGCGTTACGGGCAACGCACCTACTTTCAGTAGTAGTAGCACCAAAAAGGATTCCGGACAAAACTCCAACGGAACGGATACCAGAAATCCTCAAGCTTCCGTGCAGGCTTCACCCTCTCCCAGTAGTGTCGGCATTCCTAATCTTCCCAATAGCGTGCTGCAGCAAAAACGGAGAAATCTCAAAAATGCATTGAACAATATAAAAGCCATACACAGTGGACAGGTATCATTGCTGAAATCGGCTCAAAGTCGACAACCAGTTGCCAATCTTAGACCATTGGTCACCACTACAGTAGTGCCACACCGATCCCTGTATGGATGTGAGCCATGCGTCGAAGAAGCACTGCCGGAGCACATTATTATAGCGGCacccaagaaaaaaaaggatgaTGTCCACCACATGGTCCAAAAGGGGCCATCAAAACTTAAAAAGATAGTTTCAAGCCCAACCAAATCTGCCCCTGTCACACTCGACTTAACGTTAGCACCGACCGGTCCACAAAGTTCTGGCCCATCGCCATCGATGTCTAATGTAAATAGCCTTACGGATGCCATTTCATTGGGAAGTGTTATTCGGGATCCTGACTTGTTAAGGCTTATTCTAAAAGCACTCAAATGGCCAGTCTCAGACGGAAATTGTGAAGAGCAAATGACTCGTTTAAAGAGCTCAAAGTTTGCCGGTATTATGTCTGACAACAATCTCTTGCAAGACACTGATCTCACGCAGTTGCTCGGCCCGTATTTGGCTCCTATGCTGGCGGTGGTGCAAAACCACGAAAATCAGTCGTCTACATCCCTTTTCGCATCGAACTCGTTGACTTCACCGGCGGTAAACGAGGTTATAAACATAGCTGACTTATCAAGCTCGATTCCATATAAATTACCTCCGGAAACGTCAGTTCAATTAGTGCCATCTAGTCCCACCGATCAGGAACCACCACAATTACGGCTCATAAAGACAGTCCCCTCCGTAAAGCGCCCACAACGAAAGATGCGCGCCCGCGAATTTGTTTCTGGAAAGCCGCACACTGACACTGCAGCCGCCACATCGAATGCGGAACGTGTTACCAACGAGCTACTAAACATCAACTCTATGCTAATGTCACAATTCAGATCTAATCCAGCCGATGCGCTTAACGAAGCGCTTATTTCAATGCTTAAGGAACAACAGGAATCAAAAGACCAATATAAAAGCCACCGTCGTCGTAGTGCATCCAGCAGTAATCTAAATTTGGAAGATATTGTGCTAGTCGAACCGCAACCGGCCCTAGAGGGCGTTCAAACTGTTTCTGACATCAGCGAGGTAGACGACCTAAGCCCGCAACCCCAAGAACCTTTGATAACACGCCCAATTGTAAAGAGGCGCAAGACCGTCACTCCGTTATCCGAACTGCCTGAAATCATAGTGCCTAATGAGGAAGAACCCCTGACTCTCATAAAAGGGAATGAAACCAGTGCTGCAACAGGGCCTACTATTTCTAAGAATACAGAAGAGGATACAAATAAAGATGGGAAATCGCCAAGTCCTCAAGAGCCATTAGAATTGTCACAAGCACCCACTAGTACCGTCCCTGAAGCCAAAAACAATGACGATATTACACCCAACGCTCAGGAACAACCTGAGGCAACAACTGATGCCGCTGCAGGTATTTTCAATGATATCGAAGGTGTCGGCAAAACAGGAATTCGCAAATCAGATGTCAAGTCTGCTCTTGGTCAAAAATTGTTAGAGGCCATTGGTCTACCCCAGAATAGCGATTTGCCACCGGAGAGTTCACGAGATACTGTCCGAAGCGCACTAAAACGTTCTTTGAAAAAGGcccaggagcaacagcaacaattgaAGCGAGTCAAGCAGGAAGAGCCAGTGAAACAATTGGCAGACTCAACCACCAAGCCGAGTGCTTCCGAATCAGCTGAGGAGCATAAAAAGGCCATAGCGGAACGAGAGCTTGCGCTACTGAAACGTAGATCTAAAGTATCTGAAGAAAGAAAACCATCACTGAAAGA tgAAAAATCTGAACGTACAGATGTTAGCTCTTCCTCGTCGCGGAATCGTAGAAATCGCAAATCCAAGACCGACGTATTAGTGGAAGACTCAGCGGATGAAGAAAAGAAACCCGAGCGAtgggatgaggatgatgaCTTGCCGTTGAAAACGGAAGGGGAGAAAGCCTTAGAAAGGagcggcagcagtagcagcagtcGCCCCGCACGCACCAGCAAGACTATGTCCAAGTATTATAAGGGACCTAGCGGTGACAAAACATTATCGTCCCTGAAATCACAACACTCAATGGGTACACGGTCGACACGGCAACGTTGA
- the galectin gene encoding galectin-9 isoform X2, translated as MMNCCYGKRKRGANYSSDEEHRLHFEQVHDASFYEYSDALPKYSNEQIGKLSEGVSFTITGKIAINCERFSINLVHNNETRDVALHINPRLPQNYIVRNTKVADIWGSEEVSSALPFLLRRGDNFAIQVLITDACYMISVNGNHFAEYAHRIPYIAVKILEVKGDVEDVEMQRIIVENYPQRLPESQAKNIALHIEDGLDEIDANIEEAINIPHEWCLISAPVTHSDSPKSTHSTNDPGLTLPYYGSLPTQSLVEGRCLKIEGRVRLLPHSFYINLQQGRDIWPHPVIAFHLNPRFSKASSGAIGKAVVCRNAWYNGSWAEEERSELDTNFRPGRTFSLAIVCAKESFEVYVNRRFITEFKYKVSPEIVDTVYIQGDLKLWNVTLEHNPMVKGKNVRIYHNPMYYDEY; from the exons ATGATGAATTGCTGCTATGGAAAGCGAAAGCGTGGAGCGAACTATAGCAGCGATGAAGAACATCGCCTGCACTTTGAACAAGTACATGAT GCCTCATTTTACGAATATTCAGATGCACTGCCAAAGTACAGCAACGAACAAATTGGAAAACTAAGTGAAGGAGTTAGCTTCACCATTACTGGCAAAATAGCAATTAACTGTGAGAG ATTCTCCATAAACTTGGTGCACAACAATGAGACGCGGGATGTGGCACTTCACATTAATCCACGATTGCCCCAAAATTATATCGTCCGAAACACCAAAGTGGCCGATATATGGGGCAGCGAGGAAGTTTCTTCAGCACTGCCTTTTTTACTACGCAGAGGCGATAATTTCGCCATTCAAGTGCTCATTACAGACGCTTGCTATATGATATCGGTGAACGGTAACCACTTTGCTGAGTATGCTCATCGAATTCCATATATTGCAGTTAAAATTCTGGAGGTAAAAGGCGATGTCGAAGATGTGGAAATGCAGCGAATCATAGTGGAAAACTATCCTCAACGATTGCCCGAATCCCAGGCTAAGAACATTGCACTCCACATAGAGGACGGACTTGATGAAATTGATGCCAACATTGAGGAGGCTATCAATATACCTCATGAATGGTGCCTTATCAGTGCGCCAGTTACACATTCAGACAGCCCAAAGAGTACACACAGCACAAACGATCCAGGTCTTACATTGCCATATTATGGCTCCCTGCCAACGCAGTCATTAGTTGAGGGTCGATGCTTGAAGATTGAAGGACGCGTGCGTCTTCTTCCACATTCATTCTACATAAACTTGCAGCAGGGCCGAGACATATGGCCACATCCTGTAATAGCATTCCATTTAAACCCACGATTCTCGAAGGCGAGCAGCGGTGCCATCGGAAAAGCAGTCGTGTGTCGCAATGCCTGGTACAATGGTAGCTGGGCGGAAGAGGAACGTTCAGAGTTAGATACAAATTTCCGTCCCGGTCGAACTTTCAGTTTAGCCATTGTATGTGCTAAGGAATCATTTGAAGTCTATGTCAACCGGCGGTTCATAACAGAATTTAAATACAAAGTAAGCCCTGAGATTGTTGACACAGTGTACATACAAGGAGATCTGAAGTTATGGAACGTCACTCTGGAGCACAATCCGATGGTTAAAGGGAAGAATGTGCGTATCTATCACAATCCCATGTACTATGACGAATACTAG
- the galectin gene encoding galectin-9 isoform X1, with protein MTAIILLVCRSVRELLDLSDAFWQNAFNIDRSLTYYHTKRRLELFRFHCREFWLRQYIKNAESMHRRRDVDFAAIEAGADCNQIIENFDDTAQELHLRFQEAERQHLCQMDYLSDIEIVDGREFNASFYEYSDALPKYSNEQIGKLSEGVSFTITGKIAINCERFSINLVHNNETRDVALHINPRLPQNYIVRNTKVADIWGSEEVSSALPFLLRRGDNFAIQVLITDACYMISVNGNHFAEYAHRIPYIAVKILEVKGDVEDVEMQRIIVENYPQRLPESQAKNIALHIEDGLDEIDANIEEAINIPHEWCLISAPVTHSDSPKSTHSTNDPGLTLPYYGSLPTQSLVEGRCLKIEGRVRLLPHSFYINLQQGRDIWPHPVIAFHLNPRFSKASSGAIGKAVVCRNAWYNGSWAEEERSELDTNFRPGRTFSLAIVCAKESFEVYVNRRFITEFKYKVSPEIVDTVYIQGDLKLWNVTLEHNPMVKGKNVRIYHNPMYYDEY; from the exons ATGACGGCAATAATACTACTAGTCTGCCGCTCCGTTCGCGAACTACTCGATCTGTCGGATGCATTTTGGCAAAACGCCTTTAACATTGACCGCAGTTTAACCTACTACCATACCAAGCGTCGACTAGAATTGTTTCGATTTCATTGCCGGGAGTTCTGGTTGCGTCAGTACATAAAAAACGCGGAAAGCATGCATCGTAGGAGAGACGTGGATTTTGCTGCCATTGAGGCCGGCGCAGACTGTAACCAAATTATTGAAAACTTCGACGATACAGCGCAGGAACTGCATTTAAGGTTTCAGGAAGCGGAGCGTCAGCACCTTTGCCAGATGGATTATTTGTCTGACATCGAAATTGTTGATGGCAGGGAGTTCAAT GCCTCATTTTACGAATATTCAGATGCACTGCCAAAGTACAGCAACGAACAAATTGGAAAACTAAGTGAAGGAGTTAGCTTCACCATTACTGGCAAAATAGCAATTAACTGTGAGAG ATTCTCCATAAACTTGGTGCACAACAATGAGACGCGGGATGTGGCACTTCACATTAATCCACGATTGCCCCAAAATTATATCGTCCGAAACACCAAAGTGGCCGATATATGGGGCAGCGAGGAAGTTTCTTCAGCACTGCCTTTTTTACTACGCAGAGGCGATAATTTCGCCATTCAAGTGCTCATTACAGACGCTTGCTATATGATATCGGTGAACGGTAACCACTTTGCTGAGTATGCTCATCGAATTCCATATATTGCAGTTAAAATTCTGGAGGTAAAAGGCGATGTCGAAGATGTGGAAATGCAGCGAATCATAGTGGAAAACTATCCTCAACGATTGCCCGAATCCCAGGCTAAGAACATTGCACTCCACATAGAGGACGGACTTGATGAAATTGATGCCAACATTGAGGAGGCTATCAATATACCTCATGAATGGTGCCTTATCAGTGCGCCAGTTACACATTCAGACAGCCCAAAGAGTACACACAGCACAAACGATCCAGGTCTTACATTGCCATATTATGGCTCCCTGCCAACGCAGTCATTAGTTGAGGGTCGATGCTTGAAGATTGAAGGACGCGTGCGTCTTCTTCCACATTCATTCTACATAAACTTGCAGCAGGGCCGAGACATATGGCCACATCCTGTAATAGCATTCCATTTAAACCCACGATTCTCGAAGGCGAGCAGCGGTGCCATCGGAAAAGCAGTCGTGTGTCGCAATGCCTGGTACAATGGTAGCTGGGCGGAAGAGGAACGTTCAGAGTTAGATACAAATTTCCGTCCCGGTCGAACTTTCAGTTTAGCCATTGTATGTGCTAAGGAATCATTTGAAGTCTATGTCAACCGGCGGTTCATAACAGAATTTAAATACAAAGTAAGCCCTGAGATTGTTGACACAGTGTACATACAAGGAGATCTGAAGTTATGGAACGTCACTCTGGAGCACAATCCGATGGTTAAAGGGAAGAATGTGCGTATCTATCACAATCCCATGTACTATGACGAATACTAG
- the galectin gene encoding galectin-9 isoform X3, with translation MCLGDLCRKLLCCGDQNKQGGLNEASFYEYSDALPKYSNEQIGKLSEGVSFTITGKIAINCERFSINLVHNNETRDVALHINPRLPQNYIVRNTKVADIWGSEEVSSALPFLLRRGDNFAIQVLITDACYMISVNGNHFAEYAHRIPYIAVKILEVKGDVEDVEMQRIIVENYPQRLPESQAKNIALHIEDGLDEIDANIEEAINIPHEWCLISAPVTHSDSPKSTHSTNDPGLTLPYYGSLPTQSLVEGRCLKIEGRVRLLPHSFYINLQQGRDIWPHPVIAFHLNPRFSKASSGAIGKAVVCRNAWYNGSWAEEERSELDTNFRPGRTFSLAIVCAKESFEVYVNRRFITEFKYKVSPEIVDTVYIQGDLKLWNVTLEHNPMVKGKNVRIYHNPMYYDEY, from the exons ATGTGTCTTGGGGATTTATGTAGAAAACTGCTCTGCTGTGGTGACCAGAACAAACAGGGCGGTTTGAATGAG GCCTCATTTTACGAATATTCAGATGCACTGCCAAAGTACAGCAACGAACAAATTGGAAAACTAAGTGAAGGAGTTAGCTTCACCATTACTGGCAAAATAGCAATTAACTGTGAGAG ATTCTCCATAAACTTGGTGCACAACAATGAGACGCGGGATGTGGCACTTCACATTAATCCACGATTGCCCCAAAATTATATCGTCCGAAACACCAAAGTGGCCGATATATGGGGCAGCGAGGAAGTTTCTTCAGCACTGCCTTTTTTACTACGCAGAGGCGATAATTTCGCCATTCAAGTGCTCATTACAGACGCTTGCTATATGATATCGGTGAACGGTAACCACTTTGCTGAGTATGCTCATCGAATTCCATATATTGCAGTTAAAATTCTGGAGGTAAAAGGCGATGTCGAAGATGTGGAAATGCAGCGAATCATAGTGGAAAACTATCCTCAACGATTGCCCGAATCCCAGGCTAAGAACATTGCACTCCACATAGAGGACGGACTTGATGAAATTGATGCCAACATTGAGGAGGCTATCAATATACCTCATGAATGGTGCCTTATCAGTGCGCCAGTTACACATTCAGACAGCCCAAAGAGTACACACAGCACAAACGATCCAGGTCTTACATTGCCATATTATGGCTCCCTGCCAACGCAGTCATTAGTTGAGGGTCGATGCTTGAAGATTGAAGGACGCGTGCGTCTTCTTCCACATTCATTCTACATAAACTTGCAGCAGGGCCGAGACATATGGCCACATCCTGTAATAGCATTCCATTTAAACCCACGATTCTCGAAGGCGAGCAGCGGTGCCATCGGAAAAGCAGTCGTGTGTCGCAATGCCTGGTACAATGGTAGCTGGGCGGAAGAGGAACGTTCAGAGTTAGATACAAATTTCCGTCCCGGTCGAACTTTCAGTTTAGCCATTGTATGTGCTAAGGAATCATTTGAAGTCTATGTCAACCGGCGGTTCATAACAGAATTTAAATACAAAGTAAGCCCTGAGATTGTTGACACAGTGTACATACAAGGAGATCTGAAGTTATGGAACGTCACTCTGGAGCACAATCCGATGGTTAAAGGGAAGAATGTGCGTATCTATCACAATCCCATGTACTATGACGAATACTAG
- the galectin gene encoding galectin-9 isoform X4 — translation MMLSFLNIYPELTKPLRSIASFYEYSDALPKYSNEQIGKLSEGVSFTITGKIAINCERFSINLVHNNETRDVALHINPRLPQNYIVRNTKVADIWGSEEVSSALPFLLRRGDNFAIQVLITDACYMISVNGNHFAEYAHRIPYIAVKILEVKGDVEDVEMQRIIVENYPQRLPESQAKNIALHIEDGLDEIDANIEEAINIPHEWCLISAPVTHSDSPKSTHSTNDPGLTLPYYGSLPTQSLVEGRCLKIEGRVRLLPHSFYINLQQGRDIWPHPVIAFHLNPRFSKASSGAIGKAVVCRNAWYNGSWAEEERSELDTNFRPGRTFSLAIVCAKESFEVYVNRRFITEFKYKVSPEIVDTVYIQGDLKLWNVTLEHNPMVKGKNVRIYHNPMYYDEY, via the exons ATGATGTTATCCTTCCTTAACATTTACCCTGAACTAACGAAGCCGCTACGCAGTATT GCCTCATTTTACGAATATTCAGATGCACTGCCAAAGTACAGCAACGAACAAATTGGAAAACTAAGTGAAGGAGTTAGCTTCACCATTACTGGCAAAATAGCAATTAACTGTGAGAG ATTCTCCATAAACTTGGTGCACAACAATGAGACGCGGGATGTGGCACTTCACATTAATCCACGATTGCCCCAAAATTATATCGTCCGAAACACCAAAGTGGCCGATATATGGGGCAGCGAGGAAGTTTCTTCAGCACTGCCTTTTTTACTACGCAGAGGCGATAATTTCGCCATTCAAGTGCTCATTACAGACGCTTGCTATATGATATCGGTGAACGGTAACCACTTTGCTGAGTATGCTCATCGAATTCCATATATTGCAGTTAAAATTCTGGAGGTAAAAGGCGATGTCGAAGATGTGGAAATGCAGCGAATCATAGTGGAAAACTATCCTCAACGATTGCCCGAATCCCAGGCTAAGAACATTGCACTCCACATAGAGGACGGACTTGATGAAATTGATGCCAACATTGAGGAGGCTATCAATATACCTCATGAATGGTGCCTTATCAGTGCGCCAGTTACACATTCAGACAGCCCAAAGAGTACACACAGCACAAACGATCCAGGTCTTACATTGCCATATTATGGCTCCCTGCCAACGCAGTCATTAGTTGAGGGTCGATGCTTGAAGATTGAAGGACGCGTGCGTCTTCTTCCACATTCATTCTACATAAACTTGCAGCAGGGCCGAGACATATGGCCACATCCTGTAATAGCATTCCATTTAAACCCACGATTCTCGAAGGCGAGCAGCGGTGCCATCGGAAAAGCAGTCGTGTGTCGCAATGCCTGGTACAATGGTAGCTGGGCGGAAGAGGAACGTTCAGAGTTAGATACAAATTTCCGTCCCGGTCGAACTTTCAGTTTAGCCATTGTATGTGCTAAGGAATCATTTGAAGTCTATGTCAACCGGCGGTTCATAACAGAATTTAAATACAAAGTAAGCCCTGAGATTGTTGACACAGTGTACATACAAGGAGATCTGAAGTTATGGAACGTCACTCTGGAGCACAATCCGATGGTTAAAGGGAAGAATGTGCGTATCTATCACAATCCCATGTACTATGACGAATACTAG
- the LOC4817757 gene encoding galectin-8 has protein sequence MNFLPGATTIALRRERDAMSMFYEKRTAANRRKHFKLLDPPRPGLSFFFHGLILSACEHFTIDFLTIKGKENCDHCDVLLQLGARLPQNYIVRNSRLMGKWGLEENSSPLRFQLRRGDTFWMQILLTVESFYISVNGYHFAEYAHRMPYRWLGAIDLRGDIDEIVIDKYYVTEYPIRLSQSVARALPFVYDSSLLKWVNEEATRMLQSWASLDNLSKLQRAARQVNTNLALPFYGRVPNHEKLIEGRAVRIEGRVRMMPQSFSVALQQGQQIWPQPTVSFYFSPSFLRKSRDKVGKVNITRSAYLNGSWVKRKVSHLHTSLRPGKAFVILIACRPNYYELFVNRKLLLGFKHQMNPECVDIVNIRGDVRLWDVVIETTRLGRPRSNQSIIQRAIRTLRQTHIE, from the exons ATGAATTTTTTACCCGGTGCTACCACCATTGCCCTGCGACGAGAAAGGGATGCGATGTCAATGTTTTATGAGAAACGAACTGCTGCCAATCGACGAAAACACTTTAAACTGTTGGATCCGCCAAGGCCGGGGCTAAGTTTCTTTTTCCACGGACTTATTCTTAGTGCATGTGAACATTTTACCATCGATTTCCTCACTataaaaggaaaagaaaattGCGATCACTGCGATGTGTTGCTGCAACTCGGTGCACGACTACCTCAAAACTATATTGTGCGCAACTCCCGTTTAATGGGAAAATGGGGACTTGAGGAAAATTCATCACCGCTCCGCTTTCAACTGAGACGCGGGGATACTTTTTGGATGCAGATACTCCTCACAGTGGAATCGTTCTACATTTCAGTAAATGGTTATCATTTTGCCGAATACGCTCATCGCATGCCGTATAGATGGCTAGGTGCAATCGACTTACGCGGTGACATTGATGAAATTGTCATTGATAAATATTATGTGACAGAGTATCCGATTCGGCTATCTCAATCAGTGGCTCGAGCTCTACCGTTTGTCTACGACTCTAGTTTATTGAAATGGGTCAATGAGGAAGCCACTAGAATGCTACAAAGCTGGGCCTCCCTGGACAATTTATCCAAACTGCAGAGAGCTGCAAGGCAAGTAAATACAAACCTAGCACTTCCATTTTACGGCCGCGTGCCAAACCACGAAAAACTCATAGAGGGACGTGCAGTTCGAATCGAAGGCCGGGTACGCATGATGCCCCAAAGTTTCAGTGTGGCGTTACAGCAGGGCCAGCAAATTTGGCCACAGCCAACCGTGTCGTTTTATTTTAGCCCGagttttttgcgaaaatcacGCGATAAAGTTGGTAAGGTAAACATCACACGGAGCGCTTATTTAAATGGCTCCTGGGTGAAGAGGAAAGTGTCACACCTTCACACAAGTCTAAGACCTGGAAAAGCCTTTGTCATATTAATTGCATGTCGACCTAACTACTACGAGTTGTTCGTGAACAGAAAACTCTTGCTTGGCTTTAAGCATCAAATGAACCCAGAGTGTGTGGATATTGTTAATATCCGTGGAGACGTGAGGCTCTGGGATGTAGTCATCGAGACCACCAGGCTCGGTCGGCCCCGATCTA ACCAATCAATCATCCAACGAGCTATCAGAACTTTGCGCCAAACTCACATTGAATAA